From one Equus asinus isolate D_3611 breed Donkey chromosome 5, EquAss-T2T_v2, whole genome shotgun sequence genomic stretch:
- the KTI12 gene encoding protein KTI12 homolog, whose amino-acid sequence MPLVVLCGLPGSGKSRRAEQLRGALAAEGRAVHVVDDAAVLGAEDAAVYGDSAREKALRGALRAAVERRLSRHDVVILDSLNYIKGFRYELYCLARAARTPLCLVYCVRPGALGGGPRVARAEETRSQTVSVSWRPHAEGGGSHLAAGASVLREPQAVQSVVDGRAQGDAPKELEREETSAPDLPALVTPEFEKSANHVSSAFYPPELLEALTLRFEAPDSRNRWDRPLFTLVGLEEPLPLADIKAALFENRAPPPHQSTQSQPLASGSFLHQLDQVTSQVLTGLMEAQKNAIPGDLLKLPGTTEHLRFTQPLTMAELSRLRRQFISYTKMHPNNENLSQLANMFLQYLSQSLL is encoded by the coding sequence ATGCCGCTCGTGGTGTTGTGCGGCCTGCCGGGCAGCGGCAAGAGCCGGCGCGCCGAGCAGCTCCGCGGGGCGCTGGCGGCCGAGGGCCGCGCGGTGCACGTGGTGGACGACGCGGCGGTGCtgggcgcggaggacgcggcagTGTACGGCGATTCGGCTCGGGAGAAGGCGCTGCGCGGCGCCTTGCGAGCCGCGGTGGAGCGGCGCCTGAGTCGCCACGATGTGGTCATCCTCGACTCGCTGAACTACATCAAGGGCTTCCGCTACGAGCTCTACTGCCTGGCGCGCGCGGCGCGCACCCCGCTCTGCCTGGTCTACTGCGTCCGGCCAGGCGCTCTGGGCGGGGGCCCTCGGGTGGCGCGCGCGGAGGAGACGCGGAGCCAGACCGTCAGTGTGAGTTGGAGGCCGCACGCTGAGGGGGGAGGGAGCCATCTGGCGGCCGGCGCCAGTGTCCTCCGGGAGCCGCAGGCAGTGCAGTCGGTAGTAGATGGGAGAGCGCAGGGAGACGCACCTAAGGAACTGGAGCGGGAGGAAACCAGCGCGCCAGATCTTCCAGCTCTCGTGACTCCAGAATTCGAGAAATCTGCAAATCATGTGTCCAGTGCCTTTTACCCTCCCGAACTTCTGGAGGCCCTAACGCTGCGCTTCGAGGCTCCCGACTCTCGGAACCGCTGGGACCGACCGCTATTCACCTTGGTGGGGTTAGAGGAGCCGTTGCCTCTGGCAGACATCAAGGCTGCCTTGTTTGAGAACCGGGCTCCCCCACCCCATCAGTCTACACAGTCCCAGCCCCTTGCCTCCGGCAGCTTTCTGCACCAGCTGGATCAGGTCACGAGCCAGGTGTTGACGGGACTGATGGAAGCTCAGAAGAACGCTATCCCCGGAGACTTGCTTAAGCTTCCCGGTACCACAGAGCACCTGCGGTTTACCCAGCCCTTGACCATGGCAGAACTGAGTCGCCTCCGTCGCCAGTTTATTTCCTACACCAAAATGCATCCCAACAATGAGAACCTGTCTCAACTGGCCAACATGTTTCTGCAGTATCTGAGCCAGAGCCTTCTCTAA